CAAATTGAATAACCTTAGCAGCAATTTGGTTTAATGTTAAGTTGGATCTCTGTAGCAAAAGTGTTTCTTCATAGCCTATTATTTCTTCTTTTTGGTTAACAATTATTTGCTCCCCAAAAAAGTCCGGTTTGTTACTTATGTTTTGTAAACTAGCGTAAATTATTGCATCAAAATCTAAAATAGTTTCTAGGGTTTCAAAAAAACATAGAACGTGTATTTCTTCAAAAGTTTCTACTTCTATTCCAAATAATATACTAATATCTTTATCAAGTTTTGCAATTTCATCAAAAGCTTGCAAGTTCTTAGCTGAATTATGATCTGTTATGCCTATAATATCAATACCTCTATCTTTTGCAACACTAATTATATCTTTAGGACCCATAGATAAATCTGAACATGGAGATAACACAGTGTGAATGTGTAAATCCCCTTTATACAGAGGCATTTTCAGTGCTTACTCCTAAAGAGTATAATTTGCCTACTATATCGAACAAAGACTTTTGTGTAGAAAAAACATTCATTCCCTTTTCTTTAGCAGCTTTGATGGTTTCTTCTTCCACTTCCCCTACAACAATAATTGCAGATAACTCGGCAAGTAGCGCTACAGCAATAATATTAGGGTGATTTTGGTGTGTTACCCAAATGCTACCTGGACTACTATGAGAAAAAACTAAACTTAACAAATCAGTACATAGTCCACCTTTTACCTCTGAGCTTGAATCACAAACATTTACCTCTATTAAGTTTAATTTGTCTACCAGATCTTTTAACACCATTTTATCCCCTCACATTCATAAAAGAGTATTATTATTTTTTAAACACACATCTTGTGGACTGGATACTACCTTGAACAAAATCTTCTGCGTGTGCTCTGCACGTTGGTGCACCACAGGCACCACAGTCATATCCAGGTAGTTTACTTAAAATTTCCTGTAGCTTTTTACCTTTACTTATCGCTACAGTCATGTTATTGTCTAACGACATAATTTGCCGTGGTTTAATTTCTTCTTCCCACTCAAAGATAGAGTGGTCTAATTTATCGATTCCACTACTTTGTACATTATTATTAAGCAATTCTGCCTTTTTTCTAATTTTCACTCTTGCAATAAAAGGATTTTCCACCACCAGTGGACCACCTACACACCCTCCTACACAAGCCCAACACTCTATATAATCAACATTAGGTAGTTTACCTATTTCTATCTCACCTAATACCTTTGTTACATGTTCAATACCGTCAACCACAACATTATTATATGCTCCCACTGCCAGAGATTCTCCTCCTGCTCTAGCCCAACCATACCCTTTGCCTGAAGCTTTTAATTGTAGGGTTTTTGTATTTTTCATGTTAGCAAATTTTAATATATTGCCGTATAAATCCACTATAGATAATACTTTATTGACACTGGACTTCTTTCTAGCCACAGGTCTTTTTACAGCCGTCACCTTTGCCGGGCATGGTGAAATATAAAAAATCCCTATGTCTTCAGAATCTAGCCCTCGTTCTATAGCCTTTTTTCTTGCTAATTGCCCTGCCACTTCCAAAGGAGCTTCGATTGTAACCAAATTTTTAATTAAATCTGGATATAAAGCTTGTATTAAACGGATAACAGCGGGACAAGAAGCTGATATTAGCGGGTGGTTAGTTTTTACTATTTTTTCTTTGATTTTTTTAGAAACTAAATCACAAGCAGTAGCTACATCAAAAACTTCATCAAACCCTAGAGATAAAAAACTACCTAATATCCTTTCAGGCTGAACATCAGGAGCAAATTGCCCAAATATTGCAGGATCTGGAAGGGCAATTTTATACTTATAATTATCTAAATCCTTCATATTATCAACTCTACCGGTTTTTGCATGGTTTGGGCAAGCCCTTAGGCAAGCACCACAGTCGGTACATCTAGTTGTCATGATTTCTGCCTTTTGAGAATTAACGCGCACTGCTTCAGTGGGGCAGACTGTAACACAAGCTGTGCAACCATTGCACAATCCCTCTCTAAGATTTACAGAATGGAAATTAGACATTATCCCCCTCCTTGTATTAAATAGTTAACTTAAATACACCGTGGCCACTAACTCTGTCCCCTCTTCTTCACTGGACTGTAAATCCAGCTTATCTGCGCTGCGCTTGATATTGGGCAAACCCATCCCGGCACCAAAACCCAGCTCTCTAACTTCAAGAGGAGCGGTTGAAAAACCTGCTTTCATGGCTTTAGAAAGGTCTTCTATACCTGGACCCTTATCTTTTGCAGTAACCACAACCTTATCGGGAAATACTTCTCCTTGGAGCACACCACCAAAGCTATGAATAACAAGATTCACTTCTGCCTCATAGCTAATTATTGCGACTCTTCTCATAATGTCCGGTCGAATACTGAATTGATGCAACATCTTTTTAATCTTACTTGAACCTTCACCTGCTCTAGTAAAATCCATCTTTTCTACTTGCCAAACAACTTTTAAAGTTTCCATAATTTTTTTCCACCTTAATTTGCGTAACCACAAGGTTTTAAACCATGGTGAAATAATATTCCACAACTTTCAAACATGGTTTTCTCAGTGGCAATTATAGTTATATTACACTCTTCGGCTAACTCTAAAGTATGGTCTTCTACAGTTTCTATTTTTCCTCTAACTACTACTATACCACTTAAATCAAGCATCTCCGCAGTTCTAACCACTTGGCTATTAACTAACCCAGTTAATAGTAGTGTATTACTTTCAGTAAAAGCAAGTACATCACTTAAAAGGTCAGCACCATAAGCAGCTTTTATCTCTCTATTTAGGAATTCTTCACCTGCCACTACTTTTCCTTCTACAAGTTGGTTAACTTTTTTTAAATTCATATACTCTCCTCCTGTGAAACATTTCACTATAATTTCTAAAAAAAATGCAACCTGATACTTGCTAAAATTATATCATCCACAGGTGCATATATCAATATTTTTTTTGTCAGTCATTATGTTAAAATAATGTTTCAAATATCAACTTATGGTATGTGTTTTTATATATTAGTTCTTCTGACTCTTTCCACTTGGTATAGTTTGTAATAATTTCTAAAATGACATCCGATGAGCCTTCAGGAACATCAATTTCACTCTCTTGTCCATCTACCAACTGAAAAAGATATTTTGCTTCTTCATTTTTATTAAAACTTACTTCTTGACTTACTAAGTAATTATCTATCCCTTTATCCTTTTGCTGCTTTTGAATTGTACGAATAACATCTTCTGTATTGTTAATATTAGAATAAACTTTGTATTCACCATCCTCTTTTACCTTAAAGGACGGAAAACCATGATAATTAATTGCATCTACTAAATTTCCTGCTCCCTCCTCACTTTCAAAAACGCCATTTTGAATCACGTATATTGTTTCTTCTTTTACGTCTTTTTGTTCAACTTGTCCACTTTCGTCTTTTTCCTCATCCTTATTGTTTGGGGAAGCTGATACCTGTTCAGTGGCTGTTGGGGCATTACCATGCTGAGCAATAAGAGCTAACATGGAGTTTGACATTATATAAGTACTGATAACTGCAATCACTGTTAATATTATTAATTTGTTCACTTCTCCTCCCATTACCATCCCCCCAATTATTTTTTGATTTGCTGCCCTTGATGATCTATATAATAATTTTGTTTGTATATCAACTCAGAAATAGGAACAACTTCCCAACCTCTATCTTTTATAAGATAATCTAAAACCAAAGGTAAAGCTTCTGCAGTATACTTACCATTGTTATGAAACAGAATTATAGAACCTTCAGAAGTCTTGGCTTTTATCCTTTCGACTATATCCATTACTCCTCTTTCTTTCCAATCCAAAGAATCTACATCCCACTGTATTGTATGATAACCTACTTTCTTTGCTGTGTTTATTAAATTATCATTATAGTCACCAAAGGGTGGTCTAAAAATGCTTGCTTTTTGACCAGTTAACTCATAAATCTTTTCCTCTGTTGTTAATAACTCTGTTTTTATTTGCTCTGATGTAAGCTTGCTCATCTGTGGATGTGTAGTGGAGTGATTCCCAATTTCATGACCTCGTTTATGTATTTCTTTAACTATCTCAGGGTACTCATCTACCCAAAAACCAACCAAAAAGAAAGTAGTCTTTACATCATATTCATCTAAAATATCTAAAATTTCTTTAGTGTAATCAGCCCCCCAAGCTGCATCAAAAGAGATAGCCACTTGAGGTTTGTCTGTTTGTACACTATATATAGGAAGTTGTCTTTCTTGAGTCATTGCCATTTTATTCCCAGAAGAAAAATTGTAAAGTAAACTACCCATTATTAAGGCTAACAGAATAATTGAAAACACTCTTTGAAAATTCAATTTACACACCTCCTTTTCAACATTCTATTGCTAAAACTATTAAAATATAACTGCAAAAAAGTAAAAGCTTCAATCAGAGGGAGTAACACTAAAGTAAGTCGCTATAGAAAAATCCCCCCTTTAGTCAATAGTCACTAAAGGGGGGATTTATTCTTTTTAAATTTCCTCTTCAATAAATTTAACTATTTCCTTAGTTTTTGGAACCTTGCCAGTTACTTTAATATTATCATTGATAATAAGACCTGGTGTCATCATAACTCCAAGATTAATAATTTCGTCAAGGTCAGTAACTTTTAAGACCTCTCCTTCAATTTCTAATTCTGTCAAAGCTTCTCTTGCTCTTTCTACCACCACTTCACAGTTTTTACATCCTGATCCTAATACTTTAATCTTCATAAAACATCTCTCCTTTTTTTATTTTATTAACTTACTATAGCACCAAAAAACATTCCTGCTATAGTAGCCATTACTATCACCAATCCCGCATACACAGCTGTTTTTTTTGTTCCTAGTACATTCCTTATTGAAAGCAAGTTGGGTAAGCTTAAAGCAGGACCAGCAAGAAGTAGAGATAGGGCCGGCCCTTGACCCATACCTAAATCCATAAAACTCTC
This genomic interval from Proteinivorax tanatarense contains the following:
- a CDS encoding PHP domain-containing protein; this encodes MPLYKGDLHIHTVLSPCSDLSMGPKDIISVAKDRGIDIIGITDHNSAKNLQAFDEIAKLDKDISILFGIEVETFEEIHVLCFFETLETILDFDAIIYASLQNISNKPDFFGEQIIVNQKEEIIGYEETLLLQRSNLTLNQIAAKVIQFGGMIVPAHVDRKSNGLLTNLGFIPEDIKFDAIEISAKSEIKELALSNPTLKGQNLITSSDAHSLNEVGKVSIYFDVPKPTFGNIKLAFLNQLGRRWWIPSE
- a CDS encoding AraC family transcriptional regulator, whose amino-acid sequence is MVLKDLVDKLNLIEVNVCDSSSEVKGGLCTDLLSLVFSHSSPGSIWVTHQNHPNIIAVALLAELSAIIVVGEVEEETIKAAKEKGMNVFSTQKSLFDIVGKLYSLGVSTENASV
- a CDS encoding [Fe-Fe] hydrogenase large subunit C-terminal domain-containing protein, with amino-acid sequence MSNFHSVNLREGLCNGCTACVTVCPTEAVRVNSQKAEIMTTRCTDCGACLRACPNHAKTGRVDNMKDLDNYKYKIALPDPAIFGQFAPDVQPERILGSFLSLGFDEVFDVATACDLVSKKIKEKIVKTNHPLISASCPAVIRLIQALYPDLIKNLVTIEAPLEVAGQLARKKAIERGLDSEDIGIFYISPCPAKVTAVKRPVARKKSSVNKVLSIVDLYGNILKFANMKNTKTLQLKASGKGYGWARAGGESLAVGAYNNVVVDGIEHVTKVLGEIEIGKLPNVDYIECWACVGGCVGGPLVVENPFIARVKIRKKAELLNNNVQSSGIDKLDHSIFEWEEEIKPRQIMSLDNNMTVAISKGKKLQEILSKLPGYDCGACGAPTCRAHAEDFVQGSIQSTRCVFKK
- a CDS encoding ATP-binding protein; the protein is METLKVVWQVEKMDFTRAGEGSSKIKKMLHQFSIRPDIMRRVAIISYEAEVNLVIHSFGGVLQGEVFPDKVVVTAKDKGPGIEDLSKAMKAGFSTAPLEVRELGFGAGMGLPNIKRSADKLDLQSSEEEGTELVATVYLS
- a CDS encoding polysaccharide deacetylase family protein, with amino-acid sequence MNFQRVFSIILLALIMGSLLYNFSSGNKMAMTQERQLPIYSVQTDKPQVAISFDAAWGADYTKEILDILDEYDVKTTFFLVGFWVDEYPEIVKEIHKRGHEIGNHSTTHPQMSKLTSEQIKTELLTTEEKIYELTGQKASIFRPPFGDYNDNLINTAKKVGYHTIQWDVDSLDWKERGVMDIVERIKAKTSEGSIILFHNNGKYTAEALPLVLDYLIKDRGWEVVPISELIYKQNYYIDHQGQQIKK
- a CDS encoding thioredoxin family protein; protein product: MKIKVLGSGCKNCEVVVERAREALTELEIEGEVLKVTDLDEIINLGVMMTPGLIINDNIKVTGKVPKTKEIVKFIEEEI